Proteins encoded within one genomic window of Flavobacterium oreochromis:
- a CDS encoding NADPH-dependent assimilatory sulfite reductase hemoprotein subunit, translated as MSEKLSPVEYIKINSDGLRGTLKESIDIDNHTGNVRPDDETLVKFHGMYVQDDRDRRAERAAKKLDKLYSFMIRLRIPGGAINAEKWIALHNISEQYGTGTLKITTRQTVQLHGLLKHELRPTIQGFNLAQLDSIAACGDVNRNVIASSHPQLSPLHAQIHAYADKISTLLLPKTQAYYEVFIDGEKIYERSAEADPLYENRYLPRKFKIAIAIPPSNDVDLFTNDLGLIAIIENNELKGFNIVVGGGLGTTHGNASTYPRLGDVLGFTDTEEKTLKAVYEVLTVQRDFGNRVERKLSRLKYTVDKMTVEGFKAELEKRIGFQLEPARSYKFTERNDRYGWEQSADKQWYYTLFVEHGVVKPEQKAFLFELAELNVSNFIFTGNQNLILGEILEANKVKVEALLEKYEIEKNVSNIRKSSMACVAMPTCPLALAEAQRYLPVLVTKIEPLLAKHGLSEEELTIRMTGCPNGCGRPYVAELGFIGTGPEQYNFMLGGDRYGLRLNKLYKEKQTEAQILEEIDVLLGRYTQEKQEGETFGDYTNRVIVN; from the coding sequence ATGAGCGAGAAATTATCACCAGTAGAATATATAAAAATCAATAGCGACGGATTAAGAGGAACGCTAAAAGAAAGTATCGATATCGATAACCACACCGGAAATGTACGACCAGACGATGAAACATTAGTAAAGTTTCACGGAATGTATGTGCAAGACGATAGGGACAGACGTGCGGAAAGAGCTGCTAAAAAATTAGACAAATTATATTCCTTTATGATTCGTTTGCGCATTCCAGGCGGTGCGATCAATGCCGAAAAATGGATAGCACTACACAATATATCGGAACAATACGGAACAGGAACTTTAAAAATTACTACCCGTCAAACCGTACAGTTACACGGATTATTAAAACACGAATTACGTCCGACCATTCAAGGATTTAACTTGGCACAGTTGGATTCTATTGCTGCGTGTGGTGACGTAAACCGTAACGTAATTGCTAGTTCTCACCCGCAATTATCTCCATTACACGCCCAAATCCACGCCTATGCCGATAAAATTTCAACGCTATTGTTGCCTAAAACACAAGCCTATTATGAAGTATTTATCGATGGAGAAAAAATTTACGAACGCTCCGCAGAAGCCGATCCGTTATATGAAAACAGATACTTGCCACGTAAATTCAAAATTGCCATTGCGATTCCGCCTAGTAACGATGTCGATTTATTTACCAATGACTTGGGTTTAATTGCCATTATTGAAAATAATGAATTAAAAGGATTTAATATCGTAGTGGGTGGCGGATTAGGAACTACACACGGAAATGCGTCGACTTATCCGCGATTAGGAGATGTTTTAGGATTTACAGATACCGAAGAAAAAACTCTTAAAGCTGTGTATGAAGTGCTTACAGTACAACGTGATTTTGGAAACCGAGTAGAAAGAAAATTATCTCGTTTGAAATATACCGTTGATAAAATGACGGTAGAAGGTTTCAAAGCCGAATTAGAAAAACGTATCGGATTCCAATTAGAGCCAGCGCGATCTTACAAGTTTACTGAGCGTAATGATCGTTATGGTTGGGAGCAAAGCGCAGACAAGCAATGGTATTATACCCTTTTTGTAGAGCACGGAGTGGTAAAACCAGAACAAAAAGCTTTCTTGTTTGAATTGGCAGAACTAAACGTAAGCAACTTCATTTTTACAGGAAATCAAAACCTGATTTTAGGAGAAATTTTAGAAGCTAACAAAGTTAAAGTAGAAGCCTTATTAGAAAAATATGAAATCGAAAAAAACGTAAGTAATATTCGTAAAAGCTCAATGGCGTGTGTGGCAATGCCTACGTGTCCATTAGCATTAGCCGAAGCACAACGTTATTTACCTGTTTTAGTAACTAAAATAGAACCACTTTTGGCTAAACACGGATTGTCAGAAGAGGAATTAACCATCCGTATGACGGGTTGTCCTAACGGTTGTGGTCGTCCGTATGTAGCTGAACTAGGATTTATTGGTACAGGACCAGAACAATATAATTTTATGTTAGGAGGCGATCGTTATGGCTTACGATTAAATAAGCTATACAAAGAAAAACAAACCGAAGCTCAAATTTTAGAAGAAATAGATGTGCTATTAGGTCGCTATACGCAAGAAAAACAAGAAGGTGAAACTTTTGGCGATTATACGAATCGAGTGATAGTAAATTAG
- a CDS encoding sulfite exporter TauE/SafE family protein: MFLGYGFSGIVSIHQMISFTSEIPSAFYIMLAVGFFAQLVDGAVGLGYGLTCSTSMMLFGISPKAISGSIHTAEMFSSGISGFSHYRFGNVNKKLLFWLAVPGVVGAIGGALLLVYLGDKYEKETYLLLSIYTLIMGINLFRLALRRKSIVRKKSVATGFLGFSGGFLDSFGGGGWGPIVTSTLLSLGKKSKYVIGTVSMAEFFVTLAASITFFISIGVSHWFIIAGLIIGGSIAAPLAAKLVGKVPQRKALFLVALLVTIWSIKTMISKAHILDYFV; encoded by the coding sequence GTGTTTTTAGGTTACGGATTTTCTGGTATTGTGTCTATTCACCAAATGATTTCATTTACAAGCGAAATTCCTAGTGCTTTTTATATTATGTTAGCAGTAGGTTTTTTTGCCCAACTGGTAGATGGAGCAGTAGGTTTAGGTTACGGTCTAACTTGTTCTACGAGTATGATGTTATTCGGAATCAGTCCCAAAGCCATAAGTGGGAGCATTCATACAGCAGAAATGTTTTCGAGTGGTATTAGTGGGTTTTCTCACTACCGATTTGGTAATGTTAATAAAAAACTGTTATTCTGGTTGGCTGTGCCAGGAGTTGTAGGGGCTATAGGTGGTGCTTTATTGTTAGTGTACTTAGGTGACAAATACGAAAAAGAAACCTATTTGTTATTATCCATTTATACTTTAATAATGGGAATTAACTTATTCCGATTGGCTTTACGTAGAAAATCAATTGTGCGTAAGAAAAGTGTAGCAACAGGGTTTTTAGGATTTTCAGGTGGATTTTTAGATTCCTTTGGTGGTGGTGGTTGGGGGCCTATCGTAACTTCTACTTTATTGTCCTTAGGGAAAAAGTCGAAATATGTTATAGGAACTGTGAGTATGGCAGAGTTTTTTGTTACTCTTGCAGCATCCATCACCTTTTTTATTTCTATAGGAGTAAGTCATTGGTTTATTATTGCGGGATTAATAATTGGAGGTTCTATTGCTGCACCTTTGGCTGCTAAGTTAGTGGGTAAAGTGCCTCAGCGTAAAGCTTTATTTCTGGTGGCGCTATTGGTAACTATTTGGAGTATTAAAACAATGATATCTAAAGCTCATATATTGGATTATTTTGTTTAA
- a CDS encoding DUF2490 domain-containing protein — protein MILLYLITLSIQAQKKIDYQQLIWYGYYNQLKINSNWTVFSEIQERHFIQPFAQHQLVFRANVERKLVENINGSVGMTYFLQSPNNPEATSKLIVPELRPDIGFSSKKKYKGFGVNHRYKLEARFFHQTDGDELRGGFVFSNLRFRYLLGFDFPLVTKADKEVLVFKLKDEVMFNTGGSIVKNVFDQNRIYAALNYRINKDFAVEAGYMNWFQQKNTGDEFYDRDIIRFSVYHNIDLSK, from the coding sequence ATCATCCTACTGTATCTAATAACATTATCAATACAAGCGCAAAAGAAAATAGATTATCAACAATTAATTTGGTACGGCTATTATAATCAGTTAAAAATTAATTCGAATTGGACAGTATTTAGCGAAATTCAAGAAAGACATTTTATTCAACCTTTTGCCCAACACCAATTGGTTTTTAGAGCCAATGTAGAGCGGAAACTAGTTGAGAATATTAATGGCTCTGTAGGAATGACATATTTTTTACAAAGCCCTAATAATCCTGAAGCTACAAGTAAATTAATAGTTCCAGAATTGCGACCAGACATAGGCTTCTCCTCAAAGAAAAAATACAAAGGATTTGGAGTAAATCATCGGTATAAGTTAGAAGCACGATTTTTTCATCAAACTGATGGGGACGAATTAAGAGGAGGATTTGTATTTTCAAACCTCCGATTTAGATACCTGTTAGGCTTCGATTTTCCTTTAGTTACAAAAGCCGATAAAGAGGTATTGGTTTTTAAGTTGAAAGACGAAGTTATGTTTAATACAGGTGGGAGTATTGTAAAAAATGTTTTCGACCAAAATAGGATATATGCAGCACTAAATTATAGAATAAATAAAGATTTTGCCGTTGAAGCAGGTTATATGAATTGGTTTCAACAAAAAAATACAGGAGACGAATTTTATGATAGAGATATTATTCGTTTTTCTGTTTATCACAACATCGATTTAAGTAAATAA
- a CDS encoding precorrin-2 dehydrogenase/sirohydrochlorin ferrochelatase family protein, with translation MDSNTLFPIFLKTESKRFLIVGGGNVALEKTETLLRQNPTISIKLVGKEIFDTTLAKIKNEPSVQYEERAFEESDLENIDFVIVTTNDKEVNEIIKKLANQRQILVNAADQPELCDFYLGSIVNKGNMKIAISTNGKSPVLARRMREFFTDVIPDSIEENLDSLNVLRDSIKGDFQQKLELLNQATEALDPKKRKKQKRNTNV, from the coding sequence ATGGATAGTAATACACTTTTTCCCATTTTTTTAAAAACAGAAAGTAAGCGATTCCTTATTGTAGGAGGTGGTAATGTGGCACTTGAAAAAACCGAAACCTTACTACGTCAAAATCCTACTATTTCTATTAAGCTAGTAGGGAAAGAAATTTTTGATACCACATTGGCAAAAATTAAAAACGAACCTTCAGTACAATATGAAGAACGAGCTTTTGAAGAATCAGATTTAGAAAATATTGATTTTGTAATTGTCACGACAAATGATAAAGAAGTAAATGAAATAATTAAGAAGCTTGCTAACCAAAGACAAATTTTAGTCAATGCAGCAGACCAACCTGAATTATGTGACTTTTATTTAGGCTCAATAGTAAATAAAGGAAATATGAAAATTGCGATTTCTACCAATGGGAAATCGCCTGTGTTAGCCCGAAGAATGCGAGAGTTTTTTACAGATGTGATTCCTGATTCTATTGAAGAAAATTTAGATAGTTTGAATGTCTTACGCGATTCTATTAAAGGTGATTTTCAACAAAAGTTAGAACTGCTAAACCAAGCTACTGAAGCACTCGATCCTAAAAAGAGAAAAAAGCAAAAAAGAAATACCAACGTTTAG
- the cobA gene encoding uroporphyrinogen-III C-methyltransferase, giving the protein MARQGQLIPKTMERSIKNRGKVILAGAGPGDPELISLKALKYLQKADVVLTDRLVSPELIEEYARKDAEIVYVGKQCSKGVWTPQQDINELIVLFAQQGKLVLRLKGGDSTLFSNILDELQVLVENEIPYEIVPGISAAFGAAAYTGMPLTARGYSRGLRFLTLYELEHVESQQWTDWATTNDTLVFYMSGQKLNVLAQKLMEQNIDPEKGVAVIQQATTPNQKTNVFSFKDILNNTLPQFAYVPTLIVVGSVVNLHQQYAWFEEKTITESYFDNHKTIYQNAI; this is encoded by the coding sequence ATGGCTCGACAGGGACAACTCATACCTAAAACAATGGAAAGAAGTATAAAAAATAGAGGAAAAGTAATTTTAGCAGGTGCAGGACCAGGTGATCCTGAACTGATTAGTTTAAAAGCTTTGAAATACTTACAAAAAGCAGATGTAGTCTTGACTGACCGACTAGTATCGCCTGAACTTATTGAGGAATATGCACGCAAAGATGCCGAAATTGTGTATGTGGGTAAACAATGTTCTAAAGGAGTTTGGACACCACAGCAAGATATCAACGAACTAATTGTTCTTTTTGCACAACAAGGAAAATTAGTACTTCGCCTTAAAGGAGGAGATTCTACTCTGTTTTCAAATATTTTAGACGAATTACAAGTACTAGTTGAAAATGAAATTCCATACGAAATTGTTCCAGGGATTTCGGCTGCCTTTGGCGCTGCGGCTTATACAGGAATGCCATTAACGGCTCGTGGCTATTCTCGCGGACTCCGCTTTCTTACCTTGTATGAGTTGGAACACGTAGAAAGTCAACAATGGACCGATTGGGCAACCACAAATGACACACTCGTTTTTTATATGAGTGGTCAAAAACTAAATGTTTTAGCTCAAAAGTTAATGGAACAAAATATTGACCCTGAAAAAGGAGTTGCGGTCATCCAACAAGCGACTACACCTAATCAAAAAACTAATGTTTTTTCGTTTAAAGATATATTGAATAATACACTACCACAATTTGCTTATGTACCCACTTTAATTGTAGTAGGAAGTGTAGTGAATTTACACCAACAATATGCTTGGTTCGAAGAAAAAACAATCACTGAATCTTATTTCGATAATCATAAAACTATCTATCAAAATGCTATCTGA
- a CDS encoding sulfate adenylyltransferase subunit 1: MNTLRFITAGNVDDGKSTLIGRLLYDSDSIHTDQLGVLQKQTKQEGVDIDLSLITDGLRAEREQGITIDVAYKYFSTSKRKFIIADAPGHEQYTRNMITGASNSDLIIILVDARKGITEQTRRHASIGSLMGIKKAIIAINKIDLLNYSEETFTKIQADFEQIKSELHYNEIIYIPVSALVGDNVVNTSENTPWYNGKSILETLESVAIESTDDLPSRFQVQWVIRPKDEANHDYRGYAGPVLSGNYKVGDKVKVFPANIETTITKIEKNQKEVEQVFAGDNVVLHFDNNIDISRGDTIVLNNQLPREANQIDTWVSWLDNSDLQVGKTYLLQHRFKTVRVKIQQVNRKWNVNEWQFTEADTVKLNDIAQINLRTNQYLFFDSFTQNSKSGNAILIDETTNNTVGALMFL, from the coding sequence ATGAACACATTACGATTTATAACAGCAGGAAATGTAGATGACGGTAAAAGTACTTTAATAGGAAGACTTTTATATGATTCTGACAGCATACATACAGACCAATTAGGAGTTTTACAAAAACAAACCAAACAAGAAGGAGTTGATATCGATTTGTCTTTAATCACAGACGGACTTCGTGCCGAAAGAGAGCAAGGAATCACGATTGATGTAGCGTATAAATATTTTTCAACCTCAAAAAGAAAATTTATTATCGCTGATGCACCTGGACACGAGCAGTATACCCGCAATATGATTACAGGAGCTTCAAATTCTGATTTAATCATCATTTTAGTAGATGCTCGCAAAGGAATAACCGAACAAACAAGACGTCACGCTAGCATTGGTTCTTTAATGGGAATTAAAAAAGCAATTATTGCCATCAACAAAATTGACTTGTTGAATTATTCCGAAGAGACTTTTACTAAAATTCAAGCCGATTTTGAGCAAATTAAATCAGAGTTACATTATAACGAAATTATCTACATCCCTGTAAGTGCATTGGTTGGAGATAACGTCGTAAACACTTCTGAAAATACACCGTGGTATAACGGAAAATCAATCTTAGAAACCTTAGAAAGTGTTGCAATTGAATCTACCGATGATTTACCTTCTCGTTTTCAAGTGCAATGGGTTATCCGTCCAAAAGATGAAGCCAACCACGATTATAGAGGCTATGCAGGACCCGTATTGAGCGGTAACTATAAAGTAGGAGATAAGGTAAAAGTATTTCCAGCCAATATTGAAACCACAATCACAAAGATTGAAAAAAATCAAAAGGAAGTAGAACAAGTCTTTGCAGGCGACAATGTGGTATTGCATTTTGATAATAATATAGATATAAGTCGGGGTGATACTATCGTTTTAAATAATCAACTGCCTAGAGAAGCCAACCAAATTGATACGTGGGTGTCTTGGTTAGATAACTCCGATTTGCAAGTAGGAAAAACCTATTTACTTCAACATAGATTCAAAACCGTTCGTGTAAAAATCCAACAAGTAAATAGAAAATGGAATGTTAATGAGTGGCAATTTACTGAGGCAGATACAGTAAAATTAAACGACATCGCTCAAATCAATCTACGTACTAACCAATATTTGTTTTTTGATTCATTTACTCAAAATTCAAAATCGGGGAACGCTATTTTAATAGATGAAACGACTAATAATACCGTTGGGGCTTTAATGTTTTTATAA
- a CDS encoding alpha/beta fold hydrolase: MNDCYQIDLFNFKLSSGKILPFLPLLYQSFGQRIGTAPVVLINHALTGNSNVAGEVGWWKQLVGFNQTIDLNAFSVIAFNIPGNGYNGSPLVDNYQDFTTQDIARIFWEGLFTLGINELFAVVGGSLGGGIAWEMAFLQPKAIQFLIPIASNWKANDWLIANVLVQENILNNSSSPIKDARAHAMLLYRTPESLNQKFENAKVSEDEYKVENWLNYHGETLKNRFQLKSYLLMNHLLKTIGENLSMQDMEAFLETTTAQICQVCIGSDYLFTANDNRELHNKFSKQYKKMQLFEMQSIHGHDAFLMEYEQLNTILKSIFTNTTKEIELCKS; the protein is encoded by the coding sequence ATGAATGATTGCTATCAAATAGACTTGTTTAATTTCAAGTTGTCTTCAGGGAAAATACTTCCTTTTTTACCGCTACTGTATCAATCTTTTGGACAAAGAATAGGAACAGCTCCAGTGGTTTTGATTAATCACGCCTTGACAGGAAATTCTAATGTTGCTGGTGAGGTAGGTTGGTGGAAACAATTGGTGGGATTTAATCAAACTATCGATTTGAATGCCTTTTCGGTAATCGCTTTCAATATTCCAGGGAATGGATATAATGGAAGTCCTTTAGTAGATAATTATCAGGATTTTACAACACAAGATATAGCTCGAATTTTTTGGGAAGGCTTATTTACTTTAGGAATTAATGAGTTGTTTGCCGTGGTTGGTGGAAGTTTAGGCGGAGGAATTGCTTGGGAAATGGCTTTTTTACAACCTAAAGCTATTCAATTTCTAATTCCAATTGCGTCTAATTGGAAAGCAAACGATTGGCTCATTGCAAATGTTTTGGTTCAAGAAAATATTTTAAATAACTCTTCATCTCCTATTAAAGATGCACGTGCACACGCTATGTTACTCTATCGAACACCTGAATCTTTAAATCAAAAATTTGAAAATGCAAAAGTTTCAGAAGATGAATATAAAGTCGAAAACTGGTTAAACTATCACGGAGAAACATTGAAAAATCGCTTTCAATTGAAATCGTATTTATTGATGAATCATTTGCTTAAAACGATTGGTGAAAATTTGTCAATGCAGGATATGGAAGCCTTTTTGGAAACCACAACCGCTCAAATTTGTCAGGTGTGTATTGGATCCGATTATCTATTTACAGCTAATGATAACAGAGAATTACATAATAAATTTTCAAAGCAATACAAAAAAATGCAATTGTTCGAGATGCAATCCATTCACGGGCACGATGCTTTTTTGATGGAATATGAACAACTCAACACAATTTTAAAATCAATTTTTACAAACACAACAAAAGAAATAGAATTATGCAAATCTTAA
- the epsC gene encoding serine O-acetyltransferase EpsC → MSYSIYIKNQERAKNPINKNQVERWVDDLINWLFDINQEYNNYRFFQNKEKLLQIKLQDILAKTVEDTNQIVVYANFFFEQIEDLHYVLLNDLETIVNFDPAAKSKEEVLVAYPGFFAITAYRIANVFWKLNVPVIPRVISEYVHSRTGIDIHPGAEIGENFFIDHGTGIVIGETTRIGKNVKIYQGVTLGALSVSKEAATAQRHPTIEDNVTIYANATILGGKTTIGANSVIGGNVWLTHSVPENSLVYHKSEIEIKSKSEFPEPLNYVI, encoded by the coding sequence ATGTCATACTCAATTTACATTAAGAATCAAGAAAGAGCAAAAAACCCCATCAACAAAAATCAAGTTGAAAGATGGGTAGATGATTTAATCAATTGGTTGTTTGATATCAATCAGGAATACAACAACTATCGCTTCTTTCAAAATAAAGAAAAGTTGCTTCAAATAAAATTGCAAGATATACTCGCAAAAACGGTTGAAGATACCAATCAAATTGTGGTGTATGCCAACTTTTTCTTCGAACAAATAGAAGATTTACATTACGTTCTTTTAAATGATTTAGAAACGATTGTCAATTTTGACCCAGCGGCAAAATCTAAAGAAGAGGTTTTGGTTGCTTATCCAGGATTTTTTGCCATCACGGCGTATAGAATTGCTAACGTGTTTTGGAAACTAAACGTACCCGTAATTCCTAGAGTGATTTCTGAATATGTGCACAGTCGAACAGGAATTGATATCCATCCAGGTGCAGAAATAGGAGAAAATTTCTTTATTGATCACGGAACTGGAATAGTAATAGGTGAAACCACAAGAATAGGCAAAAATGTAAAAATCTATCAAGGAGTAACACTAGGTGCATTATCAGTTTCAAAAGAAGCTGCAACTGCACAAAGACATCCAACCATAGAAGACAATGTAACTATTTATGCTAATGCAACCATTTTAGGAGGAAAAACTACAATTGGAGCAAATTCGGTGATTGGAGGCAATGTTTGGTTAACCCATTCGGTACCTGAAAACTCTTTGGTCTATCACAAAAGCGAAATAGAAATCAAATCAAAAAGCGAGTTCCCAGAGCCGCTTAATTATGTGATTTAG
- the thrA gene encoding bifunctional aspartate kinase/homoserine dehydrogenase I, protein MQILKFGGKSLSNGSGIEQVVAIIAKKYFANQKIAVVVSARANATDELIQILEVAKQGSDYSKLWNAFKVYQVAGSQLNFENDFEVLEKLFEGVRLLTDYSDKVKDLILSYGEILSAKYLTNLLIQKGIQAEFVDAREVIVTDDTFGNAQPIDVISRAKVQERFAENDEGVKIVTGFIGATQKGETTTLGRNGSNFTASLLANYLTVEEFQNYTHVDGIYTADPNLVSDAQKIKSLSFAEANELANFGATILHAKTIIPLVEKKIPLRILNTFNPDNEGTLITAEQTSEGIKSLTVLNEVALVNFEGRGLLGKVGVDARIFKTLAANQISVSIISQGSSERGIGVVVSASRSQDALECLKKEFENDFYSKDVSSISVREDIAVISIIGQDLSTFHKPYSSLIKNKIVPILFNNTTTGKNVSLVIEKAELKRALNVIHGEIFGALKKVNIAVFGHGTVGGTLINQILDSKSNIEKRKGIKLNVFAISNSRTAIVNRNGIGNNWKQLINESTASFSINEVISFAKENHLENLIVVDNTANKEFVLHYETFIKNGFDVVSSNKVANTLSYDFYKKLRKILQENQKNYLYETNVGAGLPLIDTIKLLHLSGENITKIKGVFSGTLSYIFNHFSVEDIKFSAVLSEAMANGYTEPDPREDLCGNDVARKLLILARELDLQNEFEEISIQNLIPETLREITTTEFLNSLEKLDDYYQSTKDSQEKGNVLRYVGELSGDLQQDKGVLEVKLVSVPENSALGQLKGSDSIFEIYTESYGERPIVIQGAGAGAEVTARGVFGDILRLADKGDLF, encoded by the coding sequence ATGCAAATCTTAAAGTTTGGAGGGAAATCCCTCAGTAATGGTTCAGGAATAGAACAAGTAGTGGCAATCATCGCTAAGAAATATTTTGCCAATCAAAAAATAGCAGTAGTTGTATCAGCACGTGCTAATGCCACCGATGAGTTGATTCAAATTTTGGAAGTAGCCAAACAAGGAAGTGATTATTCAAAATTATGGAATGCTTTTAAGGTATATCAAGTAGCTGGTAGTCAATTAAACTTCGAAAATGATTTTGAAGTATTAGAAAAATTATTTGAGGGGGTTCGTTTATTGACTGATTATAGTGATAAAGTTAAAGATTTGATTCTTTCCTATGGAGAAATACTTTCAGCTAAATATCTAACAAATTTATTGATTCAAAAAGGTATTCAAGCTGAATTTGTTGATGCTCGTGAGGTAATTGTTACCGATGATACTTTCGGGAATGCACAACCTATCGATGTGATTTCACGTGCAAAAGTACAGGAACGTTTTGCTGAAAATGATGAGGGAGTTAAAATAGTAACAGGTTTTATTGGTGCGACTCAAAAAGGAGAAACCACCACTTTAGGACGCAACGGAAGTAATTTTACAGCTTCTTTATTGGCGAATTATTTAACTGTAGAGGAATTTCAAAACTACACTCACGTGGATGGGATTTATACAGCAGATCCTAATTTGGTAAGCGATGCACAGAAAATAAAATCCTTGTCATTTGCTGAAGCGAATGAATTGGCAAATTTTGGAGCCACCATATTACACGCCAAGACGATTATTCCTTTGGTAGAGAAGAAAATCCCGTTGCGAATCTTGAATACTTTTAATCCTGATAATGAGGGAACACTTATTACTGCCGAACAAACTTCGGAAGGAATAAAATCGTTAACTGTTTTGAATGAGGTAGCTTTAGTGAATTTTGAAGGAAGAGGTTTATTAGGGAAAGTTGGAGTCGATGCCCGAATTTTTAAAACTTTAGCAGCTAATCAAATTAGCGTGAGTATTATTTCGCAAGGGTCTTCGGAAAGAGGGATTGGTGTGGTGGTGAGTGCAAGTCGTTCGCAAGATGCGCTGGAATGTCTCAAGAAAGAATTTGAAAATGATTTTTATTCAAAAGATGTGAGTTCAATTTCAGTGCGTGAAGATATAGCGGTAATTTCCATCATTGGTCAGGATTTGAGTACCTTTCATAAACCCTATTCATCCTTAATTAAAAACAAAATTGTTCCAATACTTTTTAATAATACGACGACTGGTAAAAATGTGAGTTTGGTTATTGAAAAGGCAGAACTCAAACGGGCTTTGAATGTAATTCACGGGGAAATTTTTGGAGCTTTAAAAAAAGTAAACATCGCTGTTTTTGGTCACGGAACTGTGGGAGGGACTTTAATTAACCAAATTTTAGATTCTAAATCTAATATTGAAAAACGAAAAGGAATCAAGTTAAATGTTTTTGCAATTTCTAATTCACGTACAGCGATAGTAAATAGAAACGGAATTGGAAACAATTGGAAGCAATTAATCAATGAAAGTACCGCTTCTTTTAGTATTAATGAAGTAATTTCTTTTGCAAAAGAAAATCATTTAGAAAACTTAATAGTGGTTGATAATACAGCAAATAAAGAATTTGTGTTACATTATGAAACTTTTATAAAAAATGGTTTTGATGTGGTTTCTTCTAACAAAGTGGCTAATACGTTGTCGTATGATTTTTATAAAAAACTTAGAAAAATATTGCAAGAAAATCAAAAGAATTACTTGTATGAAACCAATGTGGGTGCGGGATTGCCACTTATTGATACAATTAAATTACTGCATTTATCTGGGGAAAACATCACTAAAATAAAAGGAGTGTTTTCTGGTACGTTGAGTTATATTTTTAATCATTTTTCGGTAGAAGATATAAAATTCAGTGCGGTTTTAAGTGAAGCGATGGCTAATGGCTATACAGAACCTGATCCGCGTGAAGATTTATGTGGAAATGATGTAGCTAGAAAGTTGTTAATCTTAGCTCGTGAGTTGGATTTACAAAATGAATTTGAAGAAATATCCATTCAAAATTTGATTCCAGAGACTTTACGTGAAATAACCACAACCGAGTTTTTAAATAGTCTGGAAAAATTGGACGACTATTATCAGTCAACTAAAGATTCACAGGAAAAAGGAAATGTCCTGCGTTATGTTGGGGAGTTGTCTGGCGATTTACAACAAGATAAAGGAGTTTTGGAAGTGAAATTAGTGTCTGTACCCGAAAACTCGGCTTTAGGACAATTAAAAGGTTCCGATTCTATTTTTGAAATCTATACCGAGTCATACGGAGAACGTCCCATAGTGATTCAAGGCGCTGGAGCAGGGGCAGAAGTAACTGCTCGAGGAGTTTTTGGGGATATTTTGCGCTTGGCAGATAAAGGAGATTTGTTTTAG